The following coding sequences lie in one Capsicum annuum cultivar UCD-10X-F1 chromosome 5, UCD10Xv1.1, whole genome shotgun sequence genomic window:
- the LOC107871095 gene encoding pectinesterase 1 → MAGKNIIFVVETIIITIIIFNIIGVFCDDLVPIPADKSQLNSWFEANVKPLDARKDTLDPALIAAEANKTIIKVRTDGSGDFKTLTEAINSIPAGNTRRVIIWIGGGNYTEKVTIERTKPFITLYGDPKNVPNIIFHGTAKEYNTVNSATVIVESEYFSAVNINFVNTAPRPDGRSELGQAAALRTGGDKASLYNCKMYGFQDTFCDDSGKHFFKDCYIEGTVDFIFGNGKSLYLNTETHVIPGDPMAMVTAQARAAANVDSGFSFVHCMVTGTGNTAYLGRAWKQFSKVVFSYTDMSDVVHPEGWSDFGKKEFGSSVYYGEYKNKGAGATLDRRIGYVKKLSDEEAKPFISLAYIEGSKWLLPPLTL, encoded by the exons atggcTGGAAAAAACATTATATTTGTTGTGGAGACAATtattataactattattattttcaatattattggAGTATTTTGTGATGACTTAGTCCCAATACCAGCTGATAAATCACAATTAAATAGTTGGTTTGAAGCAAATGTTAAGCCATTAGATGCAAGAAAAGACACTTTGGATCCTGCCCTTATAGCTGCTGAGGCTAATAAAACTATTATTAAG GTGAGGACAGATGGAAGTGGCGATTTCAAGACACTGACAGAAGCCATCAATAGCATTCCAGCAGGGAATACTAGAAGAGTAATTATTTGGATTGGAGGTGGAAATTACACAGAAAAAGTCACAATTGAGAGGACAAAGCCTTTCATAACATTATATGGAGACCCTAAGAATGTCCCAAATATTATATTTCATGGAACTGCAAAAGAATACAATACAGTCAATAGTGCCACTGTGATAGTAGAATCTGAATACTTCAGTGCTGTTAATATCAACTTTGTG AATACAGCACCAAGACCAGATGGAAGAAGTGAATTAGGTCAAGCAGCAGCATTGAGGACAGGAGGAGACAAAGCCTCATTGTATAACTGTAAAATGTATGGATTTCAAGATACATTTTGTGATGATAGTGGCAAACATTTCTTCAAAGATTGTTATATTGAAGGCACTGTTGATTTCATCTTTGGCAATGGCAAATCCTTATACCTG aacacagagaCACATGTGATTCCAGGAGATCCAATGGCAATGGTGACAGCACAGGCAAGAGCTGCAGCAAATGTAGACAGTGGATTTTCGTTTGTGCATTGTATGGTTACTGGTACTGGAAATACAGCATACTTGGGAAGAGCATGGAAACAATTCTCTAAAGTTGTTTTCTCATATACTGATATGAGTGATGTTGTTCACCCTGAAGGATGGTCTGATTTTGGCAAAAAGGAGTTTGGCAG CTCGGTCTATTATGGAGAATACAAGAATAAAGGAGCAGGAGCAACTTTGGATCGTAGAATTGGGTATGTGAAGAAATTAAGTGATGAAGAGGCAAAACCTTTTATTTCCCTTGCCTATATTGAAGGCTCCAAGTGGTTGCTTCCTCCCCTGACACTTTAA
- the LOC124898977 gene encoding pectinesterase 1-like, whose product MSRQNTIFAIETIVLTILIFIPRVFSDDLVPIPADKSQLNSWFDANVKPIDTRKGTLDPALVAAEANKTIIKVRVDGSGDFKTLTEAINSIPAGNTRRVIIWIGGGNYTEKVKIERSKPFITLYGDPKNVPNLIFHGTAKEYNTVESATLIVESEYFSAVNINFVNSAPRPDGKRELAQAAALRTGGDKASLYNCKMFGFQDTFCDDSGKHFFKDCYIEGTVDFIFGNGKSLYLNTELHVIPGDPMAMITAHARGEANVDSGYSFVHCMVTGTGKTAYLGRAWKPFSRVVFSYTDMTDVVHPEGWSDNGKPENDKSIYYGEYNCKGAGAAMDHRVGYVKKLSDAEAKPFISLAYIEGSKWLLPPVAL is encoded by the exons atgtCTAGACAAAACACAATTTTTGCTATTGAAACTATTGTTTTAACCATTCTTATTTTCATCCCCAGAGTTTTTTCTGATGATTTGGTACCAATTCCAGCTGATAAATCACAATTAAATAGTTGGTTTGATGCCAATGTTAAGCCAATAGATACAAGAAAGGGCACTTTGGACCCTGCCCTTGTAGCTGCTGAGGCTAATAAAACTATCATTAAG GTGAGGGTAGATGGAAGTGGTGATTTCAAGACACTAACAGAAGCCATTAACAGCATCCCAGCAGGGAATACAAGAAGAGTGATTATTTGGATTGGAGGTGGAAATTACAcagaaaaagtcaaaattgaaaGGTCAAAACCTTTCATAACATTATATGGAGACCCTAAAAATGTCCCAAATCTTATATTTCATGGAACTGCAAAAGAATATAACACTGTTGAAAGTGCCACATTGATTGTTGAATCTGAATACTTCAGTGCTGTTAATATCAACTTTGTG AATTCTGCACCACGACCAGATGGGAAAAGGGAATTGGCCCAAGCAGCAGCACTGAGGACAGGAGGAGATAAAGCATCATTGTATAACTGTAAAATGTTTGGATTTCAAGATACATTTTGTGATGATAGTGGCAAACATTTCTTTAAAGATTGTTATATTGAAGGCACTGTTGATTTCATCTTTGGCAATGGCAAATCCTTATATCTG AACACAGAGTTACATGTAATTCCAGGGGATCCAATGGCAATGATAACAGCACATGCAAGGGGTGAAGCAAATGTAGATAGTGGATATTCATTTGTGCATTGTATGGTTACTGGTACTGGAAAAACTGCATACTTGGGAAGGGCATGGAAGCCTTTCTCTAGAGTTGTTTTTTCATATACTGATATGACTGATGTTGTTCACCCTGAAGGATGGTCTGATAATGGAAAACCCGAAAACGACAA aTCAATATATTACGGGGAATATAACTGCAAAGGAGCAGGAGCAGCAATGGATCATAGAGTTGGATATGTGAAGAAATTAAGTGATGCAGAGGCAAAGCCTTTTATTTCCCTTGCCTATATTGAAGGCTCCAAGTGGCTCCTTCCTCCTGTGgcactttaa